In Cheilinus undulatus linkage group 14, ASM1832078v1, whole genome shotgun sequence, the genomic stretch cagggagaacatgcattATCCACACAACCAGGACCCTTCTTGCTGAGACAACTGTGCACCAAAACTGCTGTACAGCCCACACTACAACAACATTCAGATGGAAATATTGACAGTATTAGGGCCTTTGCAGACTTCACACACCAAAGGTCATATGTGTGAACAGATTAAATAACCAGACTATAAATCACATAAAGCCTCAGCTTTCCtatctgtaatgtaaaaaattGTTTAACAGTAACACATGATGCAATTAATATCACTTATCTAAAGCTGCAAatttaacagtaataataaagCACTCAGGGCCTCAAAAACTAAAGATGTCTCATTATTTCTCCAACTATGATGTGAAATCTCAGCTTGTGTTCCTCTGTACTCTTTTGTATATAGCCTTTAAAATCAGGACTttttgatagatagatagatagatagatagatagatagatagatggcgCTGTATTCGTTAACATACTGACTCACTTCTTTCACACAAGGAAAATACAGTATGTACAAAGACCtgataataaaacaaattttagaTCTTTACCTGCCAAAACAGTTTACTCAGCCATGGTTGCATCTTTATACTCTCTTTAAAAGGATAACCTTAATCAGAATGAAAACTACATGAAGCAAGGATTGTAAAGTTGTGAGGACACTGCTTACTGGAGAAACTTCATGTATTGTCCCTCAACAACCCCAGATGTCATTGTTGAGACAGCTACTTTGTTAGTGGTGAAGGGCATTTCTCCAAAGATattctccttttttatgttaTCTAGATGGATAAATCACATGTTGGAAGTAATAACAGCAGCTGTAAATGCAGTAACTTATTTTACTGACAAGACTGAGAACtctgaaatgttcaccttttgTTCTTTTGTAAAATAACACTGAACACTGACTTGAAACTCCTGATGATCAAATAAACAGCCAACTACAAACTAAAAACCTCTGGGTCTGCATCCTTACCAGCTGTTTGAGGCCCAGGCGAACTAAAGATTGGAAAACCCCTAAGCCCagtgtaaatgtggaaaatgcACAGACTATTGATCTGAAAGGGTTCACACAGGGGACATCAGCACATTACATCAATAGTCAAAGACAGGAGACAGAAGCTTTTAGAAAAGGAACGTTTATTTTACAGAATACATAGTCAGTATTCATAAACTCAAATTCATATTACACACTTTAATATTGTTGGCTTTAAATTAAAAGTCTGTAGATGTAtggaaagactgaaaaaaaaaactgaaaaacaattTTGCTCAAGCAGATTCAACATCTAAGATTGATCAACTCTGTGCAATACAACTCCTTGTCTAGATATTCACCTTCATAGAGACAGCCTAACCAGCATTTACAGGCTATTCAAGGTTAACTTTGACATAATCATTACAAAAATTATCTTCAAGATCATCAAATCCTGAGCAGCACAGCCAGAAAATGTGAGATTTGTACagatagaaaataaaagtgatgataaaagaGGATGAGGTTTCAGGACTGCTACTTTGGAGGGTCGGTGTTGATGCCGTATTTCTCTTTCAGAAGCTTCAGCTGttcctctttcttctttgtGTCCATCTTCTGGAAAGCCTGAAAAGAGATGATAAAACAAGAGGAAGTTAATAAAACTTTTTACCTCACCTTACTcaattaaacactttaaattgaCAACCATGTAGAATTTGACAGAAAACGTATGTGAAACATAAATAATCGCCAACAACTATGTTTCTTTGATGGCTATGTATTCTAGGATTGTCCTTTAACCTGGCAGAGCACACTGGCCCATGTTGCCCACACGTACTCTGTTTGCATTGTAGTAGAGGACCACCAGGTAACGGTTGCAGACATTGAAGCCTGAAAGGTGGTCACAGGCGTTCTTGGCGTCAAAGATGTCTTCATAAACCACATACGCTGTTCCTCTTGTTTCAGGTGTGTTCCCtctgaagagaaaaagagaacaaaGCACAATATATTAATGAAATGATACTGACAGAGCCTGATATGTTTGTGAGAAAACCTAAGTATAAATTCAAAAGAAATAGGCAATTAAAGAAACTAGAAGTCGGTGGCCTTAAAGTCTTTGCAATGTGAATTATAGACTTCATAGTATCTTGATAAACCACATTCAGAGGCCTGTTTCATAAAGCAGGTTTAGTGCAAACCCTGAGTCTGTTAACCCTGAAATGAAGGGAACTCAAAGTTCAATGTTTCAGAAATTGAAATAACTCAAACCCAAGAATGGTCAGTAAGTCAAGACAGAAAGAAAGGTAACTAAAGCTTAGAGTCAGTTATAAACCAGGTCTGTGAACCTAACCTGTTCAGAGGCAGGTTTTCTACAATGAACCCCGAGTTTCTGCCCCCTTCTCATGACAGAGCCTGAAGAAAAGTGTTATTTCTATATTCTTTAATTAATTCTTTCATTCATCAATGCATCAAGCCTGTATCAGGCACATTactcatttttattctgaataaaTAGCCATGTTATTTAATCTGAATGACCGCACTACATAGAACTTAAttttttgtaattctttttaTTGAGCATAAGATGCCTTCCTTAGCAGGAAGTAACATTTACAATGGTAAATGCTAATTCACTTAAGCCTGATTAAGCTTAAGCTATTGTTGGATCATATGAGAAATATGATTAGAAATAGGCAAGCCTGTTGTGCCTAGACGGTGTGTGTTTGAATCATGTTCTTTCTGTCACGTTCTACTGCTTCCAAGTCCACTTTTCTCATGCTTATAGCCTAAAACCTAACAATATGCGCTTAACATTATCAATAATCAAAACATCTAAGTCGAACGACTTATTCTGAAACCAATAAAAACTCTCTGAGTTTTTCATCTCAGGGTAGATAAATTCAGAGGTCACGATTGAAATCAACGTTTGTTGAACCAGGCAACTTCATCATATCATCATATCTCTGTAAATGATAACAATAACTTACTAAATACCCTTGTTAGGCCCTTAGGTTTGTCTATAGGCTGACCATAAACccaacaaaaatgtgtgaagtAAAAACTTACGTTCTGATTTGGCGAATTGGTCCATATTTCCCAAAGATATCGTACATCTCCTCAGCTGTGATCTTGTAAGGAAGATTTCTGACGTACAAGATTCTGTTCACTTCAGGAGGTAACCTTATCTGTAGCACAGATGGAAAGTCTCTTGTTAGACACTGATCTTAAATTAGTGGATGAGCAGCAGGTAATAATATGGACAAATGAAACCTTCACAGCTGTAAAGTAGTTACAATCAAGGCTCGTCTTTCAAATATTAATCAGTATGTGATTTGTGTCGTTGTTAAACGATAATCGAACAGAGCGCCAAATCCATGATCAATGTTTTTAATTATCAGACACTAGAACCAAAATTTCATGTAGATGTTTTCATGTTCAACATTTGATTACCCTCGCAAAATTCACATATAACTATTTCAACATACAGACAGTTGGCGTTGTGTTTACGTAAGCGCAAGTGACGTTACAGTTCTTCAGTAAACAACAGACATTGTAGGATCAAAGGAACCGTTAAGGTTACCTAAATACACAGGTAAcctgaaatgtaaaatgaaaatggtcaaaattgaAGATATTATGTTAAAAGTTTGTAGTAAGGACAGTGTAATTGTGTTGTGTTAGTTAGCATGCTAGCCTTAGCTAACGGTTGGTAAAGTCAGCTCCCTGACATCAACACGCGCCTACTCTTCACTATTCCTACGATGTTGTAGTCTAGTAGCTTAGTTTATACTTACATTAGCGCGTTTCGCTGCTTGCATAGCCATGGTTGACTActattgtgagaaaaaaaaacgtatCAGTGGAAAACAAACACGCAGTTCCGAAGGTTTTCACTTCTCAACTCAAAATGGAAGCTGTCGCTAGCGAGTGACGAACTTCCGGTTCCCGAATAAACGACCAAACACGGCAGAGTGCTGCCCCCGGCAGGAGAACCAGAGTTACTACAGGGCGTCTACGTCCACTTGAGATTCATATCAGTTGTTGAACTTGTGTAGCAGTTTTGGGCCCAAGGAAAACACTGGCATGGGGCCCTTGAGATACATCGTTCTCTGCCCATTCGAATTCTTATTTATAAGAGAAAGACTTATTTGCGACTTGATGTAGAAAACTAactataaatgaaaatgtagcAATGTTTTTTGTActagaaacaaaaaatgtccatttgAAGACATAGTAAACAAATGTCATTcgaaaatactttttaaaaatgtttatttcaataaTAAATTGCAATCTACTCGAAGAAAATAatctttcttccatttttggtcatgttttacCAACTAAAACCTCTCACAAAGTGACTAACTCTATatatttacaaatatatttGTATAATGTCAATAAGGAAATATTTAGTAAAATACAAGTTATAACAAATGACTTGTTTTAGTTGTTTCATATGAAAAAAGACATCATAACTAACACATTTTATCAGTTACAGCTGGCTTTTATGCCATGGCAACATGACCAAGTTTACTAAACATTTCTAGCTTTTAATGAATGTGTTAACGCCTTAAAATTCCAAACAGCCAGAATACAGTCCAGTGCAGGAGAGAGGGTTCAGTTTTATGTGTTAACAGGGCCACTAGATGTCTGGGGCCCCAGGCAATTGCCTActtttgcctaatggtaaagcCCTCCACTGCTGATAAGTTATAAACTTTTACAAAAAGATACTCGGCAAAATAATATTCAGTCAATCTGAAGAAACAAAACCAATAACTTGAAAAAAGTCAACAGCTGACACCAAAAATGTACACTTGTGAATGTTACAGTTTTTGATAGCTGAAGACCAGCAATACATTAGAGCcattattaatgttttaatgcattttctagtataagaaaaaacatgtgtttctatcatatatcatatttttCAGATATTAGGCAAAATAATTGAATATGATTGGatgacattaaaagaaaaagcactGTTACACTTTGTGTACACAAACAAGTAATCaatttatcacttttatttgtGCGCTGACCACAATGACTGATACTACTGCTCAATATTGTGGATTATATTCTTTAAATCCTCTGCTTTGTACTTCTTATTTCACTCACCTTCTCTTTTATATAGCTAGATAGTTTTGCTATGAAAGGACCATGTTGTAAAAGTAAAGGTGTCTTGGTTGTTAAAAGAGAGTGCCTTGgagttctttttcttttctttcctgttaTTCAGTTATTGGGTTATAGTATTGTTTTGTAACCATACATTATCAAGATTATCAAAATGCTAATTCATAGGGTGACAAATGACACTGTAAAACATCTAAATTCCTCAAGGACCAGATTGCAAAACGGTACATGGGTTTCAAGCAAACAATAAAATAGTCAGTGTGAGCTTTGCTGTAGTTTGTATCCAAattatgcagaaaaagaaaaaaaaacactatttgGTGCTATCTGAACAGTGATGCTACTTTTCTTGTGGCTCAAcggatgattttaaaaacaagcaatattTCTACCATGTTAACTCAGAGTGAGCAGGTtgtatttgtttgttgtgtGGAGGAAGTTGTTGGTGAAGCAACTCCTTCACTgtagaaacactttttttttaacctttcaaaaGTGCAGCTCGCTTTAACAGCTGTCAGTTCaaaacaatcatgtttttgTCCAGGAAAAAGCACTTTTTagattgagaaaaaaatggaaaatatacGAGAGAGGGAGAGCCCATACAGTATGTTGCTCATAATTTGTATTTGTACCAACAATACATGTTGTTTGacttttgccaatatctgatacATCAATATTTCCAAACTTCATACATCTGTAACAGTAATAGTAAAACCAAGCTGCCTTTCAGTCACAGCCTGCCGACTGACAGTGACTTGTGACTTCAGTCCTTAGAGCACATTAAGGCATTAgagtgaaaacagcaaaaacgtCGGCTTCGGTAGCCACGTGTTTCTGATTAAAATTCCACAAACTTAATCCCCTTATAGTATGAAGGGCTATGACACAATTGTACATTCTGCCAATATGGACAGCCAAATTTCAACCACatatattggcagaaattgtcaTACCTGCCAGTGAGAATGGACTTTTAAAGCCTGTAGCTCGCCACTGCTCTATCTTCTAGACCAGGGGTTTCCAAACTcctcagcctgtgaccccccaAATAACATCACTAGAGACCCCCACCTTCCATGGAGGTGGTATAAGTGTAAGGTTTTGCACAAAGTATCATCACAAATGTACCTTTTAGTGAGTTTTTGTACACATCCCTAACATTTAGGCCCAAATCTCACTTACTGAATAGGattttaacagcaaaaatgttaTTGAATCTGATTCAAATTAGATGAAGGCTAGTTTCAAATGTAgttctaaatcagatatgtatctgatcttttggaattcGACTGCATTTTCTggatatttctgtgtttcttttttccattttcattgtGTGTTGGTGTCTTGTGTGAAGCACTTTCAGTTGCCTTGTGGCTGAAATGTGATATACAAATAAACTGTCCGTCTGATTTGTGTCTGTCTGATGTCAGATCTCCTGGTAAAACACATTGAAAttaataaacttgccttgcagTGTAAACAgctaaacaaacaaagaaacaaacaaacaaaagattcgagaaaaggtcagaattaagcattaaggcctgcagtgtgaaggTAGCTCTATTATGTTAGGACAGTAAAGAGAGCTATATCAGCATCACAACAAGGGCGTAGAATTTTGGCGAAAAGTAGGACATTTACAACTGCAAAGGCTGTCAAGGCATGTATTTGTCAATGGAGGAGATTGTTATAGAttagaaaatctgaaaaaaattgattgaaaCTATAAAATTATTGTACATACTGTATGTCTTATGACATCTTTCAGGCCCTTCATATGAGGTTCTTTTTCAGGATCTGGCCCTCATTCCAAACTAACTGAATAGCCCTGGTCTCCGTAATCCATTCTTATCAAGATACCTTTTTATGGTTATCTCATGAAAATTCAAATTATTCGACTTTGTATGGTTTTAAGAGCTGCATTCACCTggtgaataaaaaataacatcCTAACCCGAAAACCGTTGAAATATGTGGCTTTGCTTTACCGACATGGCAACACAAAAGCCACTTCCGGTGCagggatggaaaaaaaatggtcgGGAAAACTGGGGGGTTTTCGCACGCGCGTGGTTTTGGGCTAGTAACCGTTAGCCGTTAACAGACCATCACTAACCTTGTTTGCTGTGGTATTTTTTCATCCTGTGGCTGTAGTTAATTATCGGTAAGAGAAGTTGGACGGATCATCTGTGATTATATTGTGTATCAGAACAAATACGCGGTTTTTTGACTAGCATTAACTTTGGAATCGGAAACAGTTTGGGCGGTTGGAATGAGGCTAGCAGCACCGCGGCGGTTTGAGGACCTACAAGGTTAACGTTGATTCAGTAAACCTGTGCTGCAGTAATCGACGGTTCAAGAAGGGTCAGGACACACTTTGACCGAAACAGGTgagtttttacttttcaaatggCATTTGTGTCACTCCAACCTgtttaatgcttttttattcGATATTTCTGAGATTCAAATAGCGATACCTCAAACCAAAGAGCAGATAACTGAGCCCTCGTTTGTTAAGTTAGCTTAAATTTAGAGTTGTGTGGCTATGGTAAATAACAAAACTAATAATGATCATAtttatggattttttatttaaaactgttaaTACAGCTCGAGTTGGTACATGCCGGACATCACTATGAAGTAAGATTGAAAGCTTTGAGTGAAACATGCAGCCTGGAGATATTGACCATGGGGTGCTCAAAGTTATTGGGGTATCTCTTTGTCTGCGACACATGTTGCATTTATACTCATGCTTTCTGATCTATTTCAGAActcaatttctgtttttttattctgctAATTTAAAATTACGATTTGTGTGTtatcttttgtgttttaaaatctatttaGGTGTTTATCAGGCACATTTTAACCTTTGATTAtctttttaaagcatgtggGCTATAAATAGAATTACTCCAGCTGAAGTCTGAATATGATTTTTTGTATCACACACTTACACAAAAGTACATTGTACAACAATCTTGATTTAGACAAGTGGAGAAGTTAggaaaaggttttattttaacagatGCTCTCCTATTATGAGCAGCCTCTTAACAAGACAGAGGGAGAATAATATAAACAGCGCGGCAGTCCTGCTTGAACTGTCAAGTCCAGACAACTTGTACTTTCATTAAAATGCTAATGCTAAGGCATGAAACAGCtgacttttccctctctgttgaTCCACAGAGCCTGTTTCAGACACCACTCAGGCTACTTAAAACATAATGAAGGGAGAGTAGTTTATATCTGTGAATGATCTCATAAGGAGCttctaaatggttaaaaaaatgcagaagtAGATGACAAAATAAGGCGAGAGGCCTGTCCAGCAATAGTCTCCTTCTGAAATATGTCCACAAGGTTGAGAGAAGAGTGGATATCTGCTTAAGCTCAGCTGCTGCTACTACTGCTAGCTAGTTGTGGAGCACAGATGGAgggaaactgtcaacaggcatGCTGGAGAAATGccataatacatttttttttacttcctctCAATCTGATACACTTCAGTGTCAAATAATTATATAAATTTCAAGAAGTAAAAGTAAGATCCTTATtgtaatattgatttttacagctgtatgatcttttttttttacctgtttccATGCATTTAAGTTTTTGCAGTTGATGAGGTGGAACCCAAATGTATGGAGTGTCTCTCATTACAGACAATGAATAACAGGTGAAAAGTCAGGGCggttctttgcattttttttttgatatgaACACAAGtgatgtcagaaaaaaatggttactGATCGCTATATATTAACCCCTCTTACGGCAAATGTGCATAAATAAGTACAATAGAGttctttttaaagtaataaacaaacaaagatcATCAGCACCGTTTCCCACAGGACTGGAATCTATTTGTGGTGGTGGGTTGCCCGGGggggtcaaaaaaaaaaaaaacaaacaaaacaaaacatggagtttgatttggatttgaatacaaaactttcatttaatgtcaaatgtaaacaaacaccaaataaacttaacataaatacatttaaataaaaaatacaatagcttatttaaataaataattaagaAATTAGGTTGAATAAATAACGTAGGTAACTTAATTCAAAGGAGTAacaattttgttaaattttgttctTGCAGAGTTTGCACCCTTTCTcgaggcattttattttacgGGGCTtccttaaataaaaacaaaacaggccTGAAattgatatcctgatatatatttttgctatatcttGATGCacgatatatatatatacacatcgcaatattttgaaatgtcctctcagcagctgtatttaattcagccccagatgacactagtttggtgattaagATGGACTGTTCTAttaaattttaataaaattgtatgcagaaagtaaaaatcaatataaagtcaaatttagcagttttgttttaaaaaagactttactcaatcttttactaataaatcaaaaatacataaatcatgaaataatccatacagtgtatggaaagtcctgaaatgttttctgttttttgtttactattgatgattataaaatgattatttccctcattaaggatgaagcaaacctacaaaactcaccaatcctgcatgcagcaagaggccaaaaccctgcagtctagtcctccattcaggctcacagctgtgattatattagtccgttatctgtgctgaAGAACACTGGGCCAGTTTCTGACAAGGTCATGACACGAGAgtgtctttagaccttattcaataaactctcctgtgtgatcttgtctggaggcaggaacattttaactacttgttgtcagtgttttgaactgtGAAGGCTGAGGTAAGCCTCTgttgttgtggagaagtggatcacatttgtctgctgctgggccgtcttctctctgacgtgtacaactctggcagggagttttcagcaaattgttcgcacccaggcaaatcttgtattctgggttaaatgtctttatgagatttttaaatcctggcttttcaacaacactgggctcatgtctttagtggCGTTTTGTGTTACTGCCGCTATTATCTCGGAGTCATCTTGTGGTGTATTTTAACGAATACCGCGTGAGtttgacctcttccttttcaaagttgagcGACTGTTCAACGCTTaagatccagcgctgtttctcgGTGTCTGTCAGGCATTTAACTAGCCGCTAACTCGtcacgctgctctgtttaccttcttctcccttgcttctctcaccgctaatatatataaaaaaaatggctGCATGTataggagttttctggatgggcggaggagaaaaagacagctctctgctgtgagagaagcattcagggacaatcggagaagcgaaactccatCGAGAAATGAACCCTGGTGGCTCAAAatttccacataatttatacttggATAttcgcgatatagtcattttaacaaCACGCGCCATTGACAGAGCAAGGGCGAACAGGTAGCACCAGAAGCTATTTGTGGCGGACCTAATTTATTTGTGGCGGTCCGCCACAAATAAGtgaatgtatgggaaacactgatcaGTATTGACCATAATGAGTAGGTGATTATTTGGACCAGACTGACACGTGAACACAGGAACACTGATTGGGCTGCAGAGTGTGGTATACCACGGGGAATAAGAAGTATAATTAAGAATGGATGGACTCCAAAaggttttcaactttttaacaaTACCTTGATAATAGGGATGCCCGATAATTATTGGTACCGATAAATTATAGGCcgatattgcatatattttacatattttattattcCGCTGATAAAATATTAACCTATAAAATCCACCGATAATAAaggcgtttgttttctttctcatgtgACTACATAttccgaaacagcaggtggcatcGCAGTACACAACCCGCTGGTTaaacagcagagaagaagaggaagcagtccctgtgctaaaatgctaacaataCAGTGGCGTTACTCAGTGTGTACGGGAGGATAACACAaccgtgtgtgtagaatttgccctgcaaaggtccCAAAGAGTAGAAGGAAGTCCTCgacggatcttataagtcacctaagagtcatcatcctaacaacAGTAAAACGAAgtggcagcagccactagcctcagccgtGGGCATTAGGACCGAGTCAACGGTAATACCAGGCAGAGCGCTGGTTGTAAGCAGGcactgaaaactgcagaaagtttgccagagccaaaaggcgcaacgttacaataacaaaatcagtctgacagtctcctgatccattgctactttcatagacatatacctgcctgctctgtttgatgtggtttcattcagtctgatcgacgttaggaacagaagtttagccacgAACCATGGTGGACTTTACATTCctaacctatctctgatatgacttatgttagtgcatattttttatctttatgtaaaacatcagctcgctttaattctggcttgagcaacaaaaacaaaaacccagaGCTTCAAATATCTtcatttgttaagcataacagccttttatcatttggttttatgagggaaaacctatgtcagttgtttgtgtatgttgtacttgtacaaaaatgttaaacaaaaaaaagttaactgtaataacagttataaagtcagaatagttctttgttttttgaaaaacacaagtgaTATTAATTAAAATTAGTTATGAATATcattgctcactacatattaaccccttcctaaccccagatgtgcataaacgcatcaaataaacttcttttgttaattgacaattgaaaaaatatatccGTTATTATCGGTAATCGGCCATcgggagtaggaaattatcggttatcgatattggttcaaaaaaatacttatcgtgcatcactactTGATAGTACTGATAAGTAACAGTGATATGTTAGGTCATGATAATCATGCTATAGAATTTTAATATCCTTAGATTTCTAATCCTGACACAAACACTGCACAACAACATGTGACATGTTTTCACGTTCAGCTACTGTCCATGAATAGcacaggtcaggtttttagCTCTTATCTAAAATCCTACAAGGCATTGAAGATAATTTCTCTCTTTGAATAAGATGTATAAGGgctaaagaaaataatgaactAAAGTTTTAGAAAAAAGGGAAAGCCTAACttaacacttgttttttttttttgtttaattaagcCTAGTTATTTCAGTATGCAATTGCTAAAGTGGTccgttgtcttttttttttttttttaaatgcaaacctCTCACTTGAAACAAGacaatgtttattttaatatcttttaaatTGTTGTGTTATTTAATGTTAGTTAGTTATAAGATAACCCCATGTTTTACATAACCGAGCAGTCTATCCCTTGACACTGTTCAATTATGAATCAAATGTTTAACATTCTGTGTGTAAtggtttaatgtgtttttgtttgtgtgctcatgttttttgtttacttgttttCCAGATTTCATCCAGTTGATTAGAGCTGACAAATGATGGGCAGCTTGAGTCCatgaaactttcaaaatgaCATCAATCGTAGGACTCCCTACTCAAGGATCAGATGTGACAGTTTTCATACAAAAGGTCCACTTGCATCCCCTTTGTGAGCTTGTGGAGTTCTGGGGAAAATTTAGCCAGGATAGGACAGCAGAATATGAATGCCTGGCCAAAGAAATTCAGTCCCCTGGTAATCTGTTTCAAGAGTCTGAAGGAAATCCTGGTGACCAATGCTTAGCTCAGGTTGATGGTTCTTGGTTCAGGTCCCGGATTGTCTCACGAAATGGCTCAAAATACAGTGTGTTCCTCATTGACAAAGGAGTGACATTTAGCACCTCCTCTAGCAAGCTTGCATGGGGCAAGAAGAAGCACTTCCACCTGCCACCTGAAGTGGAGTTTTGTGTGCTAGCTAATGCGTTGCCACTTTCACCTGAGAACAAGTGGTCCAGAGTGGCTCTTGAATACCTGAGATCACTCTGTGGGAAGTCTTTTGAGGCACATGTGCAAGATGTGTTGTTCCCACACAGAACACTTCTACTGCAAATCCCttgcatttcaaaacaaatgtttGAGATGGGAATTGCCAAGAAGCTTTCTCCAGACCTGTTCCAgaactttgtttttatgtcactaCAGTCCAAAAGTGTAGCTGAAGTGCCTCAAAGGACTGGGCTTACTTTAAATGGAGAGGACGAAAGACTTCACAAACAAGAAGCCTTCCTGTATCCAGAGTTGCAAGCAGGAACTGTGGAAACAGTCATTGTCACTGATGTGACAAATCCACAGAGGATTTTTTGCCAGTTGAAGGTGTTCTCTCAAGAGTTGAGGAAGCTATCTGATAAGATCACACAGTGCTGTGAGGGAAGAATGAAAAGTTGTCTCATTGGTCCAGAAATGGTTGGGTTTCCATGTGCAGCAAGAGGACGTGATGGCAAATGGTACCGATCTGTTCTTCAACAGATAATCCCAACCAACCAAGTGGTAGAAGTGTTGAACATTGACTATGGAATAAAGCAGTTTGTTCAAGTGGAGAATGTCAGGCCACTTGCTACAGAGTTCTTCAGGATGCCTGTTGTGACTTTTGTCTGCTCCCTCCATGGAATTGTTGACAATGGGCTTGGTTGGA encodes the following:
- the sf3b6 gene encoding splicing factor 3B subunit 6; the protein is MAMQAAKRANIRLPPEVNRILYVRNLPYKITAEEMYDIFGKYGPIRQIRTGNTPETRGTAYVVYEDIFDAKNACDHLSGFNVCNRYLVVLYYNANRAFQKMDTKKKEEQLKLLKEKYGINTDPPK